One Malus sylvestris chromosome 14, drMalSylv7.2, whole genome shotgun sequence DNA segment encodes these proteins:
- the LOC126598544 gene encoding uncharacterized protein LOC126598544 has protein sequence MENFNRSQSSDYTSKDEGTEDYRRGGYHAIRISDTFKSGRYVVQTKLGWGHFSTIWLAWDTQHSRFVALKVQKSADHYTKAAMDEITILKQIAKGDPDDKKCVVKL, from the exons ATGGAAAATTTCAATCGGAGTCAGAGCAGCGACTACACGTCGAAGGACGAAGGCACGGAGGACTATCGGCGCGGCGGCTACCACGCCATCCGAATCAGTGACACTTTCAAGAGCGGACGGTATGTCGTTCAGACCAAGCTCGGCTGGGGCCATTTCTCCACCATCTGGCTCGCCTGGGACACCCAACACTCT AGATTTGTTGCTCTGAAAGTGCAAAAGAGTGCTGACCACTACACCAAGGCGGCCATGGATGAGATAACCATCTTGAAACAGATTGCAAAGGGAGACCCAGATGATAAAAAATGTGTGGTGAAGCTATAA